A section of the Synergistaceae bacterium genome encodes:
- a CDS encoding amidohydrolase, which yields MVVTPGFIDAHTHIGTYCEGFPESMADANDMVDPVAPQLRIMDAIYQDDTAFADALAGGVTCVQTLPGSGNVIGGQGAVIKTATSRNGRKLVVEEMLVCAPSSMKSALGENPIRVYT from the coding sequence ATGGTTGTCACCCCGGGATTCATCGACGCTCACACCCACATCGGGACTTACTGCGAGGGCTTCCCCGAGAGTATGGCGGACGCCAACGACATGGTGGACCCGGTTGCCCCGCAGCTTCGCATCATGGACGCGATCTACCAGGACGACACGGCATTCGCCGATGCGCTGGCGGGCGGAGTGACATGCGTGCAGACCCTGCCGGGAAGCGGCAATGTGATAGGCGGCCAGGGGGCCGTGATAAAGACCGCCACCTCGCGCAACGGAAGAAAGCTAGTGGTTGAGGAGATGCTTGTTTGCGCGCCCTCGTCCATGAAGTCGGCGCTGGGAGAGAACCCGATCAGGGTCTACAC